Proteins co-encoded in one Bos taurus isolate L1 Dominette 01449 registration number 42190680 breed Hereford chromosome X, ARS-UCD2.0, whole genome shotgun sequence genomic window:
- the HCFC1 gene encoding host cell factor 1 isoform X5 gives MASAVSPANSPAVLLQPRWKRVVGWSGPVPRPRHGHRAVAIKELIVVFGGGNEGIVDELHVYNTATNQWFIPAVRGDIPPGCAAYGFVCDGTRLLVFGGMVEYGKYSNDLYELQASRWEWKRLKAKTPKNGPPPCPRLGHSFSLVGNKCYLFGGLANDSEDPKNNIPRYLNDLYILELRPGSGVVAWDIPITYGVLPPPRESHTAVVYTEKDNKKSKLVIYGGMSGCRLGDLWTLDIETLTWNKPSLSGVAPLPRSLHSATTIGNKMYVFGGWVPLVMDDVKVATHEKEWKCTNTLACLNLDTMAWETILMDTLEDNIPRARAGHCAVAINTRLYIWSGRDGYRKAWNNQVCCKDLWYLETEKPPPPARVQLVRANTNSLEVSWGAVATADSYLLQLQKYDIPATAATATSPTPNPVPSVPANPPKSPAPAAAAPAVQPLTQVGITLLPQAAAAPPTTTTIQVLPTVPGSSISVPAAARTQGVPAVLKVTGPQATTGTPLVTMRPASQAGKAPVTVTSLPAGVRMVVPTQSAQGTVIGSSPQMSGMAALAAAAAATQKIPPSSAPTVLSVPAGTTIVKTVAVTPGTTTLPATVKVASSPVMVSNPATRMLKTAAAQVGTSVSSAANTSTRPIITVHKSGTVTVAQQAQVVTTVVGGVTKTITLVKSPISVPGGSALISNLGKVMSVVQTKPVQTSAVTGQASTGPVTQIIQTKGPLPAGTILKLVTSADGKPTTIITTTQASGAGTKPTILGISSVSPSTTKPGTTTIIKTIPMSAIITQAGATGVTSSAGIKSPITIITTKVMTSGTGAPAKIITAVPKIATGHGQQGVTQVVLKGAPGQPGTILRTVPMGGVRLVTPVTVSAVKPAVTTLVVKGTTGVTTLGTVTGTVSTSLAGAGGHSTSASLATPITTLGTIATLSSQVINPTAITVSAAQTTLTAAAGLTTPTITMQPVSQPTQVTLITAPSGVEAQPVHDLPVSILASPTTEQPTATVTIADSGQGDVQPGTVTLVCSNPPCETHETGTTNTATTTVVANLGGHPQPTQVQFVCDRQEATAALVTSTVGQPNGSVVRVCSNPPCETHETGTTSTATTAMSGIGGGPRRDIRLACAATTIPTVVRVSVTAGASEGAQVSIKPACQTRQTSATSTTMTVMATGAPCSAGPLLRPSVALEAAGRGATLLQLGPLSAQVRPGGEERSLAGLGPLVSVGRQLEVHHTHTTNTPTVARSAMGAGEPHELLGAPTLVYESSASASVTAAALEALLCPSAAVTQVCSNPPCETHETGTTHTPTTATSGGAAGQPEGGQQPPASRPCETHQTASTGTTMSVSLGALLPDAAPSHRTLESSLEVAVPPAVAPQAGASLLTPFPTQRVCSNPPCETHETGTTHTATTVTSNMSSNQDPPPPAGDQGEVESTQGDSVNIASSSPITTTVSSTLTRAVTTVTQSTPVPGPSVPKISSVTETAPGALTTEVPIPATITVTIANTETSDMPFSAVDILQPPEELQASPGPRQQLPPRQLLQPASAPLVGDSAEVLSASQSPELQAAVDLSSTGDPSSGQEPASSAVVATVVVQPPPPTQSEVDQLSLPQELMAEAQAGTTTLMVTGLTPEELAVTAAAEAAAQAAATEEAQALAIQAVLQAAQQAVMAGTGEPMDTSEAAAAVTQAELSHLSAEGQEGQATTIPIVLTQQELAALVQQQQLQEAQAQQQQHHLPTEALAPADSLNDPTIESNCLNELAGAVPSTVSLLPPTATESLAPSNTFVAPQPVVVASPAKLQAAATLTEVANGIESLGVKPDLPPPPSKAPVKKENQWFDVGVIKGTNVMVTHYFLPPEDAVPTDDDSGTVPDYNQLKKQELQPGTAYKFRVAGINACGRGPFSEISAFKTCLPGFPGAPCAIKISKSPDGAHLTWEPPSVTSGKIIEYSVYLAIQSAQAGGETKSSTPAQLAFMRVYCGPSPSCLVQSSSLSNAHIDYTTKPAIIFRIAARNEKGYGPATQVRWLQETSKDSSGAKPASKRPMSSPEMKSAPKKSKADGQ, from the exons CGACCAACCAGTGGTTCATCCCAGCTGTGAGAGGGGACATCCCTCCTGGGTGTGCAGCCTATGGCTTCGTGTGCGATGGGACACGCCTGCTCGTGTTTGGAGGGATGGTGGAATACGGGAAGTACAGCAACGACCTCTACGAGCTCCAG GCAAGCCGGTGGGAATGGAAGAGACTGAAAGCAAAGACGCCCAAAAATGGGCCACCTCCGTGTCCTCGGCTTGGGCACAGCTTCTCCCTTGTGGGCAACAAGTGTTACCTGTTTGGGGGTCTGGCCAATGATAGCGAGGACCCCAAGAATAACATTCCGAG GTACCTGAATGACTTATACATCCTGGAACTGCGGCCGGGCTCTGGAGTGGTAGCCTGGGACATTCCCATCACTTACGGCGTCCTGCCCCCACCCCGAGAGTCTCACACTGCAGTGGTCTACACTGAGAAAGACAACAAGAAGTCCAAACTGGTGATCTATGGAGGGATGAGTGGCTGCAGGCTGGGGGACCTCTGGACCTTGGATATCG AGACTTTGACATGGAATAAGCCCAGCCTCAGCGGGGTGGCACCTCTTCCTCGAAGTCTCCACTCGGCCACGACCATAGGAAACAA AATGTACGTGTTTGGTGGCTGGGTGCCTCTCGTCATGGATGACGTCAAAGTGGCCACACACGAGAAGGAGTGGAAGTGTACCAACACTCTGGCTTGTCTCAACCTGG ATACCATGGCTTGGGAGACCATCCTGATGGATACGCTGGAAGACAATATTCCCCGGGCCCGTGCTGGCCACTGTGCGGTAGCCATCAATACCCGCCTTTACATTTGGAGTGGGCGTGACGGCTACCGAAAGGCCTGGAATAACCAGGTCTGCTGCAAGGACCTCTGGTACCTGGAAACGG AGAAGCCGCCACCTCCAGCCCGGGTACAGCTGGTGCGAGCCAACACTAACTCCCTGGAGGTGAGCTGGGGGGCCGTGGCAACAGCCGACAGTTACCTTCTGCAGCTCCAGAAATATGACATTCCTGCCACGGCTGCCACTGCCACCTCCCCCACACCCAATCCAGTCCCGTCTGTGCCTGCCAATCCTCCCAAGAGCCCTGCCCCAGCAGCAGCCGCACCTGCCGTGCAGCCGCTGACCCAAGTAGGCATCACGCTCCTGCCCCAGGCTGCTGCCGCGCCCccgaccaccaccaccatccaggTCTTGCCGACGGTGCCTGGCAGCTCAATCTCCGTGCCCGCCGCAGCCAGGACTCAAG GTGTCCCGGCTGTGCTGAAAGTGACTGGTCCTCAGGCTACCACGGGAACCCCGTTGGTCACCATGCGACCTGCCAGCCAGGCTGGGAAAGCCCCCGTGACTGTGACCTCCCTTCCCGCAGGCGTGCGGATGGTTGTGCCTACACAGAGCGCCCAGGGGACA GTCATTGGCAGCAGCCCGCAGATGAGTGGCATGGCTGCATTGGCAGCCGCGGCTGCTGCCACCCAGAAGATCCCTCCTTCCTCGGCACCCACGGTCCTGAGTGTCCCGGCTGGCACCACTATCGTCAAAACCGTGGCCGTGACGCCGGGCACCACCACGCTCCCAGCCACTGTGAAGGTGGCCTCCTCGCCAGTCATG GTGAGCAACCCAGCCACTCGCATGCTGAAGACTGCAGCTGCCCAGGTGGGGACTTCCGTCTCTTCTGCCGCCAACACATCTACCCGTCCCATCATCACCGTACACAAGTCCGGAACCGTGACAGTGGCCCAGCAAGCCCAGGTGGTGACCACAGTGGTGGGTGGGGTTACCAAGACCATCACCCTGGTGAAGAGCCCCATCTCGGTCCCAGGAGGCAGTGCTCTG ATTTCCAatctgggcaaagtaatgtcagtGGTCCAGACCAAACCGGTTCAGACTTCGGCAGTCACAGGCCAGGCATCTACAGGCCCGGTGACTCAGATCATCCAG ACCAAAGGACCCTTGCCAGCCGGGACCATCCTGAAGCTGGTGACGTCTGCAGATGGCAAGCCCACTACCATCATCACAACCACACAGGCCAGCGGGGCAGGGACTAAGCCTACCATCCTGGGCATCAGCAGTGTGTCCCCCAGCACCACCAAGCCCGGCACCACCACTAtcattaagaccatccccatgtcGGCCATCATCACACAGGCGGGCGCCACGG GCGTGACTAGCAGTGCCGGCATCAAGTCACCCATCACCATTATCACCACCAAGGTGATGACTTCCGGAACTGGAGCCCCCGCCAAAATCATCACGGCTGTTCCCAAAATCGCTACGGGTCACGGGCAGCAAGGAGTGACCCAG gtggtgctgaaGGGCGCACCTGGCCAGCCAGGCACCATCCTCCGCACCGTGCCTATGGGGGGCGTCCGCCTGGTCACCCCTGTTACCGTCTCTGCTGTCAAGCCTGCTGTCACCACACTGGTTGTCAAGGGCACCACAG GCGTCACGACCCTGGGCACGGTGACAGGCACCGTCTCCACCAGCCTGGCCGGAGCCGGGGGCCATAGCACCAGCGCCTCACTGGCCACACCCATCACCACGTTGGGCACCATCGCCACCCTCTCAAGCCAGGTGATCAACCCCACTGCCATCACTGTGTCTGCGGCGCAGACGACGCTGACAGCGGCCGCTGGGCTTACCACACCCACCATAACCATGCAG CCTGTCTCCCAGCCTACCCAGGTGACTCTGATAACGGCCCCCAGCGGGGTGGAGGCCCAGCCTGTGCACGACCTCCCAGTGTCCATTCTGGCCTCCCCTACTACAGAACAGCCCACGGCCACGGTCACCATCGCTGATTCGGGCCAGGGTGATGTGCAGCCCGGCACCGTGACCCTGGTGTGCTCCAACCCGCCGTGCGAAACCCACGAGACGGGCACCACCAATACAGCCACCACCACCGTCGTCGCTAATCTGGGGGGGCACCCCCAGCCCACCCAAGTGCAGTTTGTCTGCGACAGACAGGAGGCCACTGCTGCTCTCGTGACCTCCACGGTGGGCCAGCCGAATGGCAGTGTAGTTCGTGTCTGCTCCAACCCGCCGTGTGAAACCCACGAGACCGGCACCACCAGTACAGCTACCACCGCCATGTCTGGCATCGGAGGCGGGCCGCGGCGAGACATCCGGCTCGCCTGCGCGGCCACCACCATTCCCACCGTGGTCCGGGTCAGCGTGACTGCCGGGGCGTCAGAGGGAGCTCAGGTTTCCATCAAGCCCGCATGCCAAACCCGTCAGACCAGTGCAACCAGCACCACCATGACTGTGATGGCCACCGGGGCCCCGTGCTCGGCTGGCCCACTCCTCAGACCAAGCGTGGCCCTCGAGGCCGCTGGCCGCGGTGCCACTCTCTTGCAGCTGGGGCCACTGAGTGCCCAAGTCAGGCCCGGTGGCGAGGAAAGGTCCCTTGCCGGCCTGGGCCCGCTGGTGTCTGTGGGGCGCCAGCTGGAAGTGCATCACACGCACACGACCAACACGCCCACTGTGGCCCGCTCCGCCATGGGTGCCGGGGAGCCCCACGAGCTGCTGGGGGCCCCCACACTTGTGTACGAGAGCTCAGCCAGCGCCTCTGTGACTGCCGCAGCCCTGGAGGCACTGCTGTGCCCCTCGGCCGCCGTGACCCAGGTCTGCTCCAACCCCCCGTGTGAGACCCACGAGACGGGCACCACCCACACACCCACCACGGCCACATCCGGAGGGGCTGCAGGCCAGCCAGAGGGCGGGCAGCAGCCTCCTGCCAGCCGGCCCTGTGAGACGCACCAGACCGCTTCCACTGGCACGACCATGTCCGTCAGCTTGGGCGCCCTGCTCCCGGATGCCGCCCCCTCCCACAGGACCCTGGAGTCCAGCCTGGAGGTGGCAGTGCCACCCGCAGTCGCCCCTCAGGCCGGTGCTTCGTTGCTCACTCCTTTCCCGACGCAAAGGGTGTGCTCCAACCCACCCTGTGAGACGCATGAGACAGGCACTACGCACACGGCCACCACTGTCACCTCCAACATGAGTTCCAACCAAG ACCCCCCACCGCCTGCCGGCGACCAGGGAGAGGTGGAGAGCACCCAGGGCGACAGTGTGAATATCGCCAGTTCCAGTCCCATCACGACAACAGTGTCCTCCACGCTGACGCGGGCCGTGACCACCGTGACACAGTCCACGCCAGTCCCAGGCCCTTCGGTGCCG AAGATCTCATCTGTGACTGAGACTGCCCCAGGGGCTCTGACCACCGAAGTCCCCATCCCGGCCACGATTACAGTGACCATAGCCAACACAGAAACTTCTGACATGCCCTTCTCTGCTGTTGACATCCTGCAGCCCCCAGAGGAGCTCCAGGCCTCTCCAGGGCCACGCCAGCAGCTTCCACCACGGCAGCTCCTGCAGCCTGCCTCCGCGCCCTTGGTGGGGGACTCCGCCGAGGTCCTGTCAGCCTCCCAGAGCCCTGAGCTCCAGGCCGCCGTGGATCTGAGCAGTACAGGGGACCCGTCTTCAGGCCAGGAGCCTGCCAGCTCGGCTGTGGTGGCCACCGTGGTGGTCCAGCCACCGCCGCCCACCCAGTCCGAAGTAGACCAGTTGTCCCTCCCCCAAGAGCTGATGGCCGAAGCCCAGGCGGGCACCACCACCCTCATGGTGACAGGGCTCACCCCAGAGGAGCTggcagtgactgctgctgctgaagCGGCCGCGCAGGCTGCAGCCACAGAGGAGGCCCAGGCCCTGGCCATACAGGCCGTGCTCCAGGCCGCACAGCAGGCTGTCATGG CAGGCACCGGGGAGCCCATGGATACTTCAGAGGCGGCCGCAGCGGTGACACAGGCAGAGTTGAGCCACCTGTCGGCCGAGGGCCAGGAAGGCCAGGCGACCACTATCCCCATCGTGCTGACACAGCAGGAGCTGGCTGCCCTggtccagcagcagcagctccaggaaGCAcaggcccagcagcagcagcaccacctgcCCACGGAAGCACTGGCCCCGGCTGACAGCCTCAATGACCCGACCATCGAGAGCAACTGCCTCAATGAGCTGGCCGGGGCTGTGCCCAGCACCGTGAGCCTGCTGCCCCCCACGGCCACTGAGA GCCTGGCCCCGTCCAACACATTTGTGGCCCCCCAGCCGGTCGTTGTGGCCAGCCCCGCGAAGCTGCAGGCCGCAGCCACCCTGACGGAAGTGGCCAATGGCATTGAGTCCCTGGGTGTG AAGCCAGACCTGCCACCGCCACCTAGCAAAGCCCCTGTAAAGAAGGAGAACCAGTGGTTTGACGTGGGGGTCATTAAGGGTACCAATGTGATGGTGACACACTATTTCCTGCCACCCGAAGATGCTGTCCCGACTGAT GATGACTCGGGCACCGTGCCCGACTACAACCAGCTAAAGAAGCAGGAGCTGCAGCCAGGCACTGCCTATAAGTTCCGCGTCGCCGGGATCAATGCCTGCGGCCGGGGGCCCTTCAGTGAGATCTCAGCCTTTAAAACGTGTCTGCCTGGCTTCCCAGGGGCCCCGTGTGCCATTAAAATCAGCAAA AGTCCAGACGGTGCTCACCTCACCTGGGAGCCACCCTCTGTGACCTCCGGCAAGATCATCGAGTACTCAGTGTACCTGGCCATCCAGAGCGCGCAGGCCGGTGGTGAGACCAAGAGCTCGACCCCGGCGCAGCTGGCCTTCATGCGGGTGTACTGCGGGCCCAGCCCCTCCTGCCTCGTGCAGTCCTCCAGCCTCTCCAACGCCCACATCGACTACACCACCAAGCCCGCCATCATCTTCCGCATTGCTGCCCGCAATGAGAAGGGCTACGGCCCAGCCACCCAAGTCAGGTGGTTGCaag AAACCAGTAAAGACAGCTCTGGCGCCAAGCCGGCCAGCAAGCGGCCCATGTCGTCTCCAGAAAT GAAATCCGCGCCAAAGAAATCGAAGGCAGACGGTCAGTGA